A window of Paenibacillus polygoni contains these coding sequences:
- a CDS encoding amino acid ABC transporter permease translates to MDFRFDIISEYLPLMLKGMLITIGLSIVSILLGAILGFVVSLGKISAKAYLHWPSSLYINFFRGTPFYVQILIIHFGLVPLILGGSNAIVAGILAMTLNSAAYTAEIYRAGIQSLEKGQTEAAFSLGMTKFQTMRHIVIPQAIRRMIPAFGNEFIVLVKDSSLLAIIAIPEIMYYSQMMSGQYYAVWEPYLTAALIYFVLTYLLSKFLNYVERKLVY, encoded by the coding sequence ATGGATTTTCGATTTGATATCATTAGTGAATATCTCCCGTTAATGCTGAAGGGGATGCTGATCACAATCGGTTTATCCATTGTATCCATCTTGCTAGGCGCCATACTTGGATTTGTTGTCTCTCTAGGTAAAATCTCCGCAAAAGCTTATTTGCATTGGCCGTCCAGTTTATATATTAATTTTTTTCGAGGTACACCTTTTTATGTGCAGATTCTAATTATCCACTTTGGTTTGGTTCCTCTTATACTCGGAGGCTCTAATGCCATTGTAGCAGGGATTTTGGCAATGACACTGAACTCAGCCGCATATACAGCAGAGATCTACCGGGCAGGAATTCAATCCTTGGAAAAAGGACAGACCGAAGCCGCTTTTTCTCTTGGAATGACTAAATTCCAGACGATGCGGCATATTGTTATTCCGCAAGCCATAAGAAGAATGATCCCTGCTTTTGGTAATGAGTTTATCGTACTTGTTAAGGATTCTTCCCTGCTTGCAATTATCGCGATACCAGAGATTATGTATTATAGTCAGATGATGAGCGGACAATATTACGCCGTATGGGAGCCTTATCTAACTGCTGCGCTCATTTACTTCGTACTTACGTACTTGCTTAGCAAGTTTCTGAATTATGTGGAACGTAAATTAGTTTACTAG